The Thermoanaerobaculum aquaticum genome includes a window with the following:
- a CDS encoding PIG-L deacetylase family protein, translated as MSELSLRKDDRILGLFPHPDDESLGAGILLQRATAVGAAVLPVFLTSGEANAWPQRVLDRKLVLTAEDQKRFGLRRQGEAREALATLGVNPDAAVFLAFPDTTLTALLLANGESALEPLRNLVREFQPTLVLAPLLADCHPDHSATAALALALFTEAKSGSFRLLAYPTHANLASSQEATQIAGTAAEKALKRRAIAAHRSQLVFRRRFHLKFAGAPEVFLPLTTPPRTPQVKATLEGNVLHVSFHLPLSWRSLRKPVLTVVTLQASLGGFSLRLSQRQLAPLPPQVQRCRWQREGKSLRVLVELANAPELALVKVSRPAFLYDEMGFVLADKASV; from the coding sequence ATGAGCGAGCTATCTCTCCGCAAGGACGACCGCATTTTGGGCCTTTTCCCCCATCCCGACGACGAGTCCCTGGGGGCGGGAATCCTCCTGCAGCGGGCCACCGCTGTGGGGGCGGCGGTGTTACCGGTTTTCCTCACCTCGGGGGAGGCCAACGCCTGGCCCCAGCGGGTTTTGGACCGCAAGCTGGTGCTCACCGCTGAAGACCAAAAGCGCTTTGGTCTGCGCCGCCAGGGAGAAGCCCGGGAAGCGTTGGCGACCCTTGGTGTCAACCCCGACGCCGCGGTGTTTTTGGCCTTCCCCGATACAACACTCACCGCGCTTCTGTTGGCCAATGGTGAGTCTGCTCTCGAACCTTTGCGCAACTTGGTTCGCGAATTTCAGCCCACACTGGTGCTGGCCCCGCTTCTGGCCGACTGCCACCCCGACCACAGCGCCACGGCAGCGCTGGCGCTTGCGCTTTTCACAGAAGCTAAGTCCGGTAGCTTTCGCCTTTTGGCTTACCCCACGCACGCCAACCTGGCCAGCAGCCAGGAGGCTACCCAGATCGCCGGAACGGCAGCCGAAAAAGCCCTCAAAAGGCGCGCCATTGCTGCCCACCGCAGCCAGCTGGTGTTTCGTCGGCGCTTCCACCTGAAGTTTGCCGGGGCCCCCGAGGTCTTCTTGCCCCTTACCACCCCACCTCGCACTCCTCAAGTGAAGGCCACCCTGGAAGGCAACGTGCTGCACGTGAGCTTTCATCTCCCCTTGAGCTGGCGCTCGCTTCGCAAGCCGGTGCTCACGGTGGTCACGTTGCAAGCAAGCCTCGGCGGCTTTTCCCTGCGGCTTTCCCAGCGGCAGCTGGCACCTCTTCCCCCTCAGGTGCAGCGTTGCCGTTGGCAGCGAGAGGGGAAGTCCCTCCGGGTGCTGGTGGAGCTGGCAAACGCCCCAGAGCTGGCCCTGGTGAAGGTGAGCAGGCCGGCCTTTCTCTACGACGAAATGGGTTTCGTTCTCGCCGACAAAGCCTCGGTTTGA
- the galT gene encoding galactose-1-phosphate uridylyltransferase yields the protein MPELRFDPIRRRWSIIATERKFRPHEFAQPQPETSSPEGCPFEYGQEAATPPEILAYGRQNHQPNTPGWQVRVVPNKFPALRIEGELTREGVGIFDRVNGIGAHEVIIETPNHHAEVADRSPEELQLMFKAWRERLTDLRRDIRIRYVLLFKNKGRDAGASLPHPHSQLIATPIIPTVVVEELNVARNHWAHKERCIFCDLIHQEKAFGDRVALETEHFILLEPFAASFPFETWILPKQHSHDFALASDALLLELGKVLRDFLRRIRQLLADPPYNLILHTAPSPHPRPGQPQYWTTIEYDYHWHIEFVPRITRIAGFEWGSGYAINPTPPEEAARFLREATSDGEQP from the coding sequence ATGCCTGAGCTGCGCTTTGACCCCATCCGCCGGCGATGGTCCATCATCGCCACCGAACGCAAGTTTCGGCCCCACGAGTTTGCCCAACCGCAACCGGAAACCTCATCACCGGAAGGCTGCCCATTCGAATACGGGCAGGAAGCGGCCACCCCGCCGGAAATCCTCGCCTACGGCCGCCAAAACCACCAGCCCAACACCCCGGGCTGGCAGGTGCGGGTAGTGCCCAACAAGTTTCCGGCGCTGCGCATTGAAGGCGAGCTCACCCGCGAGGGCGTGGGCATCTTCGATCGGGTGAACGGCATTGGCGCCCACGAGGTCATCATCGAAACCCCAAACCACCACGCGGAAGTGGCCGACCGCTCGCCGGAAGAGCTGCAGCTGATGTTTAAGGCCTGGCGGGAAAGGCTCACCGACCTGCGGCGGGATATCCGCATCCGTTACGTGCTGCTGTTCAAGAACAAAGGGCGGGATGCCGGTGCTTCTCTCCCCCACCCCCACAGCCAGCTCATTGCCACGCCCATCATCCCCACGGTGGTGGTGGAGGAGCTCAACGTGGCCCGCAACCACTGGGCCCACAAGGAGCGATGCATCTTTTGCGACCTCATCCACCAGGAAAAGGCCTTTGGCGATCGCGTGGCCCTGGAAACCGAACACTTCATCCTGTTGGAGCCCTTTGCCGCTTCCTTCCCCTTTGAAACCTGGATCCTCCCCAAACAGCACAGCCATGACTTTGCCCTGGCCAGTGATGCTTTACTTTTGGAACTGGGCAAGGTGCTGCGGGACTTTCTGCGCCGCATCCGGCAGCTTCTGGCTGACCCTCCGTACAACCTCATCCTCCACACCGCCCCCAGCCCCCACCCCCGACCGGGACAGCCCCAGTACTGGACCACCATCGAGTACGACTACCACTGGCACATCGAGTTTGTGCCCCGCATTACCCGCATTGCCGGCTTTGAGTGGGGCTCAGGCTACGCCATCAACCCCACGCCCCCCGAGGAAGCGGCCCGCTTTCTCAGGGAAGCCACCAGCGACGGGGAGCAGCCATGA
- a CDS encoding penicillin acylase family protein encodes MAWKKRTGVVLGVVLAVFLALAAIVFYLLRASVFVPVPGEVKLAGLSQPVTVRFDAWGVPHVQAASPRDAWFVQGYLHARERFFQMELSRRAASGRLAELLGEKVVAVDARFRRWGLPEAVGRQRQMLPPEAEKALAAYAAGVNAAILRLPAWRLAPECLLLGCQPEPWQVEDTLGVGLLLQYTLTWAAGEELQRLEELRAFGGERAVNLWGWSEEQAAAWLPPELPPRPSKAPAEPPPPVFSGVGSNNWAVSPSRSVTGMPLLANDPHVGVANPATWYEIHLQAPGLALAGVSVPGAPGVLIGHNPQVAWGLTMVMLDDQDLFRLTLNEQGTHELFGGRWLPLVMQKQSLKVRGEGQPREVVLKRSIHGPVVREENGQAYALAWTALQARSPVECFLRLASAASVYEGVEAFATCESPAMNLLLADRHGNIAWQVTGRIPKRGKGAGKLPAPGDDPAWAWQGFEPYERNPRVVNPPAGFLATANHDPFAEGNASGEPFPGEFAPPHRVRTIKKALAAQEKWDVEGFLKLQTDVKNPQALELLAALRPFLAKLPHPEARELLQWDGEMRGESREALLWANFLRALVRQVGLDEAQGAGLSRSPFTGEVFLRLLAGAVDPRWWDDVTTPAVEGPAEAIRKALEEAAALSRGKTWGQEHQLLFAHPLGGVPLLGKFFNVGPVGVGGAAPCLNATAYRGQARDFSVVSLPSMRFVADLQSWDNSRLVLPLGQSGHPLSSHARDQLPLWLAGKAHAMPFTEEALAREAPRTTRFVP; translated from the coding sequence GTGGCGTGGAAAAAGCGAACGGGCGTGGTTTTGGGGGTGGTTTTAGCGGTGTTTTTGGCCTTGGCAGCCATCGTCTTTTACCTGCTGCGGGCCTCGGTGTTTGTGCCGGTACCGGGGGAGGTCAAGCTTGCCGGCCTTTCCCAGCCGGTAACGGTGCGGTTCGATGCCTGGGGGGTGCCCCACGTGCAGGCCGCAAGCCCGCGGGACGCCTGGTTCGTGCAGGGCTACCTGCACGCCCGGGAGCGCTTTTTCCAAATGGAGCTTTCCCGGCGGGCAGCTTCCGGTCGGCTGGCGGAGCTTTTGGGGGAAAAGGTGGTGGCGGTGGATGCGCGGTTTCGGCGCTGGGGCTTGCCGGAAGCGGTGGGTCGCCAGCGCCAGATGCTCCCCCCGGAGGCCGAAAAGGCGCTGGCGGCTTATGCCGCGGGCGTGAACGCTGCCATCTTGCGGCTCCCGGCCTGGCGGCTGGCCCCGGAGTGCTTGCTTTTAGGCTGCCAGCCGGAGCCCTGGCAGGTGGAGGACACCCTGGGTGTGGGTTTGCTTCTGCAGTACACGCTCACCTGGGCGGCAGGGGAGGAGCTGCAGAGGCTGGAAGAGCTCCGCGCCTTCGGTGGGGAAAGGGCGGTGAACCTCTGGGGTTGGAGCGAGGAACAGGCGGCAGCCTGGCTTCCCCCGGAGCTCCCCCCGCGGCCATCGAAAGCGCCGGCAGAACCACCACCGCCGGTGTTTTCCGGGGTGGGCTCCAACAACTGGGCGGTTTCGCCTAGCCGAAGCGTCACCGGTATGCCGCTTTTGGCCAACGATCCCCACGTGGGGGTGGCCAACCCCGCCACCTGGTACGAAATCCACCTGCAGGCGCCGGGGCTGGCCCTGGCCGGGGTTTCGGTGCCCGGGGCTCCCGGGGTGCTCATTGGCCATAACCCCCAGGTCGCATGGGGGCTCACCATGGTGATGCTGGACGATCAGGACCTCTTCCGCCTCACCCTCAACGAGCAGGGTACCCATGAGCTCTTTGGCGGACGCTGGCTGCCGTTGGTCATGCAAAAGCAAAGCCTCAAGGTGCGGGGGGAAGGCCAGCCCCGGGAGGTGGTGCTCAAGCGCTCCATTCACGGGCCGGTGGTGCGGGAGGAAAACGGACAAGCCTATGCCCTGGCCTGGACCGCGCTGCAGGCCCGCTCGCCGGTGGAGTGCTTCCTGCGGCTCGCTTCGGCGGCAAGCGTGTACGAGGGTGTGGAGGCCTTTGCCACCTGCGAATCGCCGGCCATGAACCTGCTTTTGGCCGACCGTCACGGCAACATCGCCTGGCAGGTCACCGGGCGCATTCCCAAACGCGGGAAGGGCGCGGGAAAGCTGCCTGCCCCCGGTGACGATCCGGCGTGGGCGTGGCAGGGCTTTGAGCCTTACGAACGCAACCCCCGGGTGGTGAACCCCCCCGCAGGGTTTTTGGCCACGGCCAACCACGATCCCTTTGCCGAAGGCAATGCTTCCGGAGAGCCTTTTCCGGGAGAGTTCGCCCCACCCCACCGCGTCCGCACCATAAAGAAGGCCCTGGCGGCGCAGGAAAAATGGGATGTGGAGGGCTTTTTGAAGCTGCAAACCGATGTGAAGAACCCGCAGGCCCTGGAGCTTCTGGCGGCTTTGCGGCCTTTTCTTGCCAAGCTTCCCCATCCGGAGGCCCGGGAGTTGCTGCAGTGGGACGGGGAAATGCGTGGGGAAAGCCGGGAAGCGTTGCTGTGGGCCAACTTTTTGCGGGCTTTGGTGCGTCAGGTGGGCCTGGATGAAGCGCAGGGCGCAGGCCTTTCCCGCTCGCCCTTCACCGGTGAGGTGTTTTTGCGGCTGCTGGCGGGGGCCGTGGATCCCCGCTGGTGGGACGACGTCACCACGCCTGCAGTGGAAGGACCGGCGGAAGCCATCCGCAAGGCCCTGGAAGAAGCCGCGGCGCTTTCCCGGGGGAAAACCTGGGGGCAGGAGCACCAGCTGCTGTTTGCCCATCCCCTGGGAGGGGTGCCGCTTTTGGGCAAGTTTTTCAACGTGGGGCCGGTGGGGGTAGGCGGTGCTGCGCCGTGCCTCAACGCCACCGCCTATCGGGGCCAGGCCCGGGACTTTTCGGTGGTTTCCCTGCCCTCCATGCGCTTTGTGGCGGACCTCCAGAGCTGGGATAACTCCCGTTTGGTGCTGCCCTTGGGGCAGTCGGGTCATCCCCTTTCCTCCCACGCCAGGGATCAGCTGCCCCTCTGGCTTGCGGGGAAAGCCCACGCCATGCCGTTCACCGAGGAAGCGCTGGCCCGGGAAGCCCCGCGTACCACGCGCTTTGTGCCGTAA
- a CDS encoding response regulator has translation MKRVLFVDDDEAILELYRHVFGGEGYEVSTCLTMDEAREHLAKFPVDAVVLDIRLAEGLGLALLREIKAKTPTLPVILSTAYARYQDDFSSWLADEYVVKSADLAELRSALRRHLGEAP, from the coding sequence ATGAAGCGGGTGCTGTTTGTGGATGACGATGAGGCCATCCTTGAGCTGTACCGCCATGTCTTTGGTGGAGAAGGGTACGAGGTGAGCACCTGCTTGACCATGGACGAGGCGCGGGAGCACCTGGCCAAGTTTCCGGTAGATGCGGTGGTTTTGGACATCCGCCTGGCGGAGGGGCTGGGCCTGGCGCTGCTTCGCGAGATTAAGGCGAAAACCCCCACGCTACCAGTGATCCTCTCCACCGCCTACGCCCGCTATCAGGACGATTTTTCCTCGTGGCTGGCCGATGAGTACGTGGTGAAGTCCGCTGACCTGGCAGAGCTGCGCTCGGCCCTGCGGCGCCACCTGGGAGAAGCGCCATGA
- a CDS encoding sugar phosphate nucleotidyltransferase — MIPIIMAGGFGTRIRPLSANIPKPLLPVVNRPILELVLEHLRQHGMSEAVVLTYHEPAKIRQALGDGSRFGMKLTYYQAEQDFGTAGAVAHGARLVSSDRYLVLSGDVVCDFDLSAILRFHEAKKAAVTITLTRVANPLQFGIVITDGDLRIRRFLEKPTWGEVFSDTVNTGIYVLEAEVLKQVPLDEPFDFSRDLFPRLLQANVPLFGCIMQGYWRDIGDPESYLDVHQDFFSGTLRLIPQGRLEQVGGRPYWAAGAVEVAPSVEVRGTVVLGEGCRLEEGARLEDVVLGPGVVVGPGAELRRSVVWAGSRIGAGARLERAVVGAEVQVGEQAVVERGAIIADATALGRGVRVKEGVKIWPSKVVEDHAVVHSNLVYAERWRTSAFEEGAVTGLTNLELTPEVAARLGAAYGTLLAPGSTILTARDGHPASRMLRRAFVGGVGSTGVHVVDLGLMPIPVLRYKLKGFGEKGGVSFQQVQLVRGMTSIRFFDEHGVDISTAFAKSVERVFLREEFRRVQHQEIGLIFEQPRVLDLYAEAYLKALGDAALPERFRLVVDYAHSPAVVILPRLLAELGCDVVTLNAHTEREEALLPADIPKALERLAAIVRALDAHMGVFLYPDGEKLVVLDDTGRIWQGMELVSLVLALLLAQSPPAGEVVLPAFAPSTFAQALAKANIRVRETLSAPRTLIEASRQKGVIFATSGEGDFIFPAFHYAPDALFAVGSFLYHLSRVGQPLSEVGRRAPTVNVVHRTIPCPVEKKGRIMRQVVDRFAGRELSFLEGVKIKQDQGWVLLRPDRLGPALHVHAQGPDQEAAAKLAASFGAQVEELVREE, encoded by the coding sequence ATGATCCCTATCATCATGGCGGGGGGGTTTGGTACCCGCATCCGCCCGCTTTCCGCCAACATCCCCAAGCCGCTGCTGCCGGTGGTCAACCGGCCCATTTTGGAGCTGGTGCTGGAGCACCTGCGCCAGCACGGGATGAGCGAGGCGGTGGTTCTCACCTACCACGAGCCGGCCAAAATCCGGCAGGCGCTCGGTGATGGCTCCCGCTTTGGCATGAAGCTCACCTACTACCAGGCGGAGCAGGACTTCGGCACCGCCGGTGCGGTGGCCCACGGCGCGCGCTTGGTTTCTTCCGACCGCTACCTGGTGCTTTCCGGGGATGTGGTCTGCGACTTCGACCTTTCCGCCATCCTCCGCTTTCACGAAGCCAAAAAAGCGGCGGTCACCATTACCCTCACGCGGGTGGCCAACCCGCTTCAGTTCGGCATCGTCATTACCGACGGCGACCTCCGCATCCGCAGGTTTTTAGAAAAACCCACCTGGGGCGAGGTGTTTTCCGACACCGTGAACACCGGGATTTACGTGCTGGAAGCGGAGGTTTTGAAGCAAGTGCCGCTGGATGAGCCCTTTGATTTTTCCCGGGATTTGTTCCCGCGTCTTTTGCAGGCCAACGTGCCGCTTTTCGGTTGCATCATGCAGGGGTACTGGCGGGACATTGGCGACCCCGAATCCTACCTGGACGTGCACCAGGACTTCTTTTCCGGCACCCTGCGCCTGATCCCCCAGGGGCGCCTGGAACAAGTGGGGGGGCGCCCCTACTGGGCCGCCGGCGCGGTGGAGGTGGCGCCCTCGGTGGAGGTGCGGGGGACGGTGGTGTTGGGGGAGGGCTGCCGCCTGGAGGAAGGGGCGCGGCTGGAGGACGTGGTGCTGGGGCCGGGGGTGGTGGTGGGCCCCGGGGCGGAGCTGCGCCGCTCGGTGGTTTGGGCAGGCAGCCGCATTGGTGCCGGCGCCAGGCTGGAGCGGGCGGTGGTGGGTGCCGAAGTGCAGGTGGGCGAGCAGGCCGTGGTCGAACGGGGGGCCATCATTGCCGACGCCACGGCGCTGGGGCGGGGGGTGCGGGTCAAGGAAGGGGTCAAGATTTGGCCCTCCAAAGTGGTGGAAGACCACGCGGTGGTGCACTCCAACCTCGTTTACGCCGAAAGGTGGCGCACCTCCGCCTTCGAGGAAGGAGCGGTCACCGGGCTCACCAACCTGGAGCTCACCCCGGAAGTAGCCGCACGGCTGGGAGCTGCCTACGGAACGCTTCTGGCACCGGGCAGCACCATCCTCACCGCCCGCGACGGCCACCCCGCCTCCCGCATGCTGCGCCGGGCCTTCGTAGGGGGTGTGGGCTCCACCGGCGTGCATGTGGTGGACCTGGGCCTCATGCCCATCCCCGTGCTGCGTTACAAGCTCAAGGGGTTTGGTGAAAAGGGTGGGGTGTCTTTTCAGCAGGTGCAGCTGGTGCGGGGCATGACCTCCATCCGCTTTTTCGACGAGCATGGGGTGGACATCTCCACCGCCTTTGCCAAGTCGGTGGAACGGGTGTTCCTGCGGGAGGAGTTCCGCCGGGTCCAGCATCAGGAAATCGGCTTGATCTTCGAGCAACCGCGGGTTTTGGACCTTTACGCCGAGGCGTACCTCAAGGCTTTGGGGGACGCTGCTCTCCCCGAGCGCTTCCGCTTGGTGGTGGACTACGCCCACTCCCCGGCGGTGGTGATCCTCCCCCGGCTTCTGGCCGAGCTGGGCTGCGACGTGGTCACCCTCAACGCCCACACCGAAAGGGAGGAAGCGCTGCTGCCCGCGGATATCCCCAAGGCTCTGGAGCGGCTGGCCGCCATCGTGCGGGCTTTGGACGCCCACATGGGGGTTTTCCTCTACCCCGACGGGGAAAAGCTCGTGGTTTTGGACGACACCGGCCGCATCTGGCAAGGGATGGAGCTCGTCAGCCTGGTTCTGGCGTTGCTTCTGGCCCAGTCCCCGCCGGCGGGCGAGGTGGTGCTCCCCGCCTTTGCCCCTTCCACCTTCGCCCAGGCTCTGGCCAAAGCCAACATCCGAGTGCGGGAAACCCTTTCGGCGCCGCGAACCCTCATCGAGGCCTCGCGGCAAAAGGGGGTCATCTTTGCCACCAGCGGCGAAGGGGACTTCATCTTTCCGGCCTTTCACTACGCCCCCGACGCGCTGTTTGCGGTGGGAAGCTTCCTGTACCACTTAAGCCGGGTGGGGCAACCTTTGAGCGAAGTTGGCCGCCGTGCCCCCACCGTCAACGTGGTGCACCGCACCATTCCCTGCCCGGTGGAAAAGAAGGGGCGCATCATGCGCCAGGTGGTGGACCGCTTTGCCGGCAGGGAGCTTTCCTTCCTGGAAGGCGTCAAGATCAAGCAGGACCAGGGGTGGGTGCTGCTGCGGCCCGACCGTCTGGGACCCGCTCTGCACGTTCACGCCCAGGGGCCGGATCAGGAGGCGGCCGCGAAGCTGGCAGCCTCCTTTGGGGCCCAGGTGGAAGAGCTGGTGCGTGAGGAGTAA
- a CDS encoding sensor histidine kinase codes for MRGETRRKPWAFPGLRRGRGGGYQRDRGRSTKILATLHLAAELFERALTPEHAGWIALVALTAGEGFGFNRAFLLRRTNGLLEGWLGIGPRSGEEAAQLWQQLQALEVKPLATLGTFQPEIISQEKARLAETLQALKTPLQEGCGRWRRAFVARRDFADPCVRHWMHALQSPFLVVLPLVRQGTFWGVVLADNFVTRAPVSAPLLEGAQALCHSLQAALERTELWARFQAEQEARRRAEQAVVLVETARALAHDIKNPLTAAAGLLQHLLEHKPTTVEEWEAWGRKIADGLSRVERQVNQLVQELASRGQGMELTRTDAVALLLRLVASWQPLAESRSISLRFDPPEKPVCVWADPAYLDRCVENLLSNAVKAVGLGGEVRVRVEEEGEWVRLSVADNGQPLPQPLRSDPFSGGLGQPGGSGEGLASVRRLTEAMGGKVEYDENEPGWVRFSLLLRRCV; via the coding sequence GTGAGGGGCGAAACGCGGCGCAAACCGTGGGCTTTTCCCGGCCTCCGGCGAGGACGAGGGGGCGGCTATCAAAGGGACCGGGGTCGTTCCACCAAGATCCTCGCCACCCTCCACCTCGCCGCTGAGCTCTTCGAGCGAGCCCTCACCCCCGAGCACGCCGGCTGGATTGCCCTGGTGGCCCTCACCGCCGGAGAAGGCTTTGGCTTTAACCGCGCCTTCCTCCTGCGGAGAACAAACGGTCTTTTGGAAGGCTGGCTGGGGATCGGTCCCCGGAGCGGTGAGGAAGCGGCGCAGCTCTGGCAGCAGTTGCAGGCCCTGGAGGTAAAGCCCCTGGCCACTTTGGGCACCTTTCAGCCGGAAATCATCAGCCAGGAAAAGGCTCGGCTGGCCGAAACCCTGCAAGCCCTCAAGACCCCACTGCAGGAGGGCTGCGGTCGCTGGCGGCGGGCCTTTGTGGCCCGCCGGGACTTCGCCGACCCCTGCGTGCGGCACTGGATGCACGCGCTGCAGTCCCCTTTCCTGGTGGTGCTCCCCCTGGTGCGCCAGGGGACCTTTTGGGGCGTGGTGCTGGCGGATAACTTCGTCACCAGGGCCCCAGTTTCTGCCCCGCTTTTGGAGGGTGCCCAGGCGCTCTGCCATAGCCTGCAAGCTGCCCTGGAACGCACGGAGCTGTGGGCCCGCTTCCAGGCGGAACAGGAAGCCCGACGCCGCGCCGAGCAGGCGGTGGTGCTGGTGGAAACCGCCCGGGCTTTAGCCCACGACATCAAAAACCCCCTCACCGCCGCAGCTGGTTTGCTCCAACACCTGCTGGAGCACAAACCCACCACCGTGGAAGAGTGGGAAGCCTGGGGGCGAAAAATTGCCGACGGGCTTTCCCGGGTGGAGCGGCAGGTAAACCAGCTGGTGCAGGAGCTGGCCAGCCGCGGCCAGGGCATGGAGCTCACCCGCACCGACGCCGTGGCTCTGCTGCTGCGCCTGGTGGCCTCATGGCAGCCGCTGGCGGAAAGCCGAAGCATCAGCTTGCGTTTTGACCCGCCGGAAAAACCGGTTTGCGTGTGGGCCGACCCGGCCTACCTCGACCGCTGCGTGGAAAACCTCTTGAGCAACGCGGTAAAGGCGGTGGGGCTAGGAGGTGAGGTGCGCGTCAGGGTAGAAGAAGAAGGCGAATGGGTGCGGCTTTCGGTGGCCGATAACGGGCAGCCCCTGCCGCAACCCCTGCGCTCGGACCCTTTTTCGGGAGGCCTGGGGCAACCGGGAGGCAGCGGTGAAGGCCTAGCTTCGGTGCGGCGTCTTACCGAGGCCATGGGCGGGAAAGTCGAGTATGATGAAAACGAGCCCGGCTGGGTGCGGTTTTCCTTGCTCTTGCGGAGGTGCGTATGA